The proteins below are encoded in one region of Podarcis raffonei isolate rPodRaf1 chromosome 6, rPodRaf1.pri, whole genome shotgun sequence:
- the LMO4 gene encoding LIM domain transcription factor LMO4 — translation MVNPGSSSQPPPVTSGSLSWKRCAGCGGKIADRFLLYAMDSYWHSRCLKCSCCQAQLGEIGTSCYTKSGMILCRNDYIRLFGNSGACSACGQSIPASELVMRAQGNVYHLKCFTCSTCRNRLVPGDRFHYINGSLFCEHDRPTALINGHLNSLQSNPLLPDQKVC, via the exons ATGGTGAACCCAGGCAGCAGCTCGCAGCCTCCCCCGGTCACCAGTGGCTCCCTCTCATGGAAAAGATGTGCAGGCTGCGGGGGGAAGATTGCTGATCGCTTCTTGCTCTATGCCATGGATAGCTATTGGCACAGCCGGTGCCTGAAGTGCTCCTGCTGCCAAGCCCAGCTGGGAGAAATTGGTACGTCCTGCTACACTAAGAGCGGCATGATCCTGTGCAGAAACGACTACATCAG GTTATTTGGAAATAGCGGCGCTTGCAGTGCTTGTGGGCAGTCAATTCCTGCTAGTGAGCTGGTTATGAGAGCACAAGGGAATGTCTATCATCTTAAG TGTTTTACGTGCTCTACCTGCCGGAATCGCCTGGTCCCTGGAGACAGGTTTCACTACATCAATGGCAGTTTATTCTGCGAACATGATAGACCTACAGCCCTCATCAATGGTCATTTGAATTCACTTCAGAGCAATCCACTACTGCCAGACCAGAAG GTCTGCTAA